In one window of Cellulophaga sp. HaHa_2_95 DNA:
- a CDS encoding efflux RND transporter periplasmic adaptor subunit, which yields MKNIYTILTLSVMLLIASCGGEDKKTIVDNSPTISVKTNQVAANANSPFLSTSGKIQAVNSADLSTRMMGYVNKVHVNVGDKVRKGQLLVSINNSDLQAKRAQVNAGITEATAAFNNAQKDYNRFKNLFSENSASQKEMDDMTANYEMAKARLEAANQMKNEVNAQFTYSNITAPFEGTVTSKNVEAGNMANPGAPLISIETPGHFEVMAMVPETEISEIEKGSTVAVLVKSINKTIKGKVKEVSTSAKNTGGQYLVKIALDKTDANILSGMFTTVQFPVERKAKSTMVLIPTDVIITNGQLSGVYTVSQSNTAMLRWLRLGRTFGNQVEVLSGLNADEAYIVSAEGKLFNGAKISIQ from the coding sequence ATGAAAAACATATATACAATACTAACACTTTCTGTAATGCTATTAATAGCGAGTTGTGGTGGTGAAGACAAAAAAACAATTGTCGATAATTCACCAACAATTAGTGTAAAAACAAATCAAGTTGCAGCAAATGCCAATAGTCCTTTTTTATCTACAAGCGGGAAAATACAGGCTGTTAATAGTGCTGATTTAAGTACTAGAATGATGGGATACGTTAATAAAGTACATGTAAATGTTGGGGATAAGGTGCGTAAAGGGCAATTGTTAGTTTCTATTAACAATAGTGATCTACAAGCCAAGAGAGCGCAAGTAAATGCAGGAATTACAGAAGCTACTGCTGCTTTTAATAATGCTCAAAAAGACTACAACCGCTTTAAAAATTTGTTTTCAGAAAATAGTGCTTCTCAAAAAGAGATGGACGATATGACAGCCAATTACGAAATGGCAAAGGCACGTTTAGAAGCTGCCAACCAAATGAAAAATGAAGTAAATGCACAATTTACCTACAGTAATATTACGGCTCCTTTTGAAGGAACTGTAACCAGCAAGAATGTGGAAGCAGGAAATATGGCAAATCCTGGCGCACCATTAATAAGCATAGAAACACCAGGCCATTTTGAAGTGATGGCTATGGTTCCTGAAACTGAAATTTCTGAAATTGAAAAAGGAAGTACTGTCGCCGTATTGGTAAAATCTATCAATAAAACCATAAAAGGAAAAGTTAAAGAAGTAAGTACATCTGCTAAAAACACAGGCGGACAATACCTCGTGAAAATCGCTTTAGATAAAACGGATGCCAACATTTTATCAGGAATGTTTACAACGGTACAATTTCCTGTAGAACGAAAAGCAAAATCGACCATGGTGTTAATCCCAACCGATGTAATTATAACTAACGGACAATTATCTGGGGTGTATACTGTAAGTCAGAGTAACACTGCAATGCTACGATGGTTGCGCTTGGGAAGAACTTTTGGCAATCAAGTGGAAGTATTATCTGGTTTAAATGCAGATGAAGCATACATTGTTTCCGCTGAAGGAAAATTGTTTAATGGAGCCAAAATTTCAATTCAATAA
- a CDS encoding DUF305 domain-containing protein has translation MNTTDKKKKNVYTKFVLMLMASFIAMYITMYLNTYSIDHVYFSLTRFYMSCLGISTMAIIMFIAMRSMYKNKQKNIAIVLTSLLLFISALTLVRKQQPIVGDLLWLKAMVPHHSIAILTSERAHIKDPEVKKLSKEIIEAQKKEIIEMKAMIKRLEKN, from the coding sequence ATGAATACAACAGATAAGAAAAAAAAGAATGTGTATACTAAATTTGTTTTGATGCTGATGGCATCATTCATCGCAATGTATATAACAATGTACCTTAACACCTATTCTATAGATCACGTATATTTTAGTTTAACGCGTTTCTACATGAGCTGTTTAGGAATTTCTACAATGGCAATTATCATGTTTATAGCAATGCGATCTATGTACAAAAACAAGCAAAAAAATATAGCAATCGTATTAACTAGTCTTTTGTTATTTATATCTGCCTTAACTTTAGTGAGAAAACAACAACCTATAGTTGGAGATTTATTATGGTTAAAAGCCATGGTACCACATCATTCTATCGCTATTTTAACTAGTGAAAGAGCTCATATAAAAGATCCAGAAGTAAAAAAACTTTCCAAAGAAATAATTGAAGCTCAGAAAAAAGAAATAATAGAAATGAAAGCTATGATAAAACGTTTGGAAAAGAATTAA
- the rpiA gene encoding ribose-5-phosphate isomerase RpiA: MNKISEKELAAIAAVKLVKNNMTIGLGTGSTAAYMIRHLGDRIKKEGLSLYGVPTSNATEKIAQENGIAILSLNDVKKIDLTIDGADEFDPYLHLIKGGGGALLREKIIASNSEYNIIIADASKQVNRLGKFKLPIETIPFATQQIVTQLQKKGLEPILRKKGTAPFTTDENNYILDLNINFYYNLEQLNQELMATPGIVETGFFLTTTDLVLMGKGSKVIRFEKNKIK; this comes from the coding sequence ATGAACAAAATTTCCGAAAAAGAATTAGCAGCTATTGCTGCTGTAAAATTAGTAAAGAACAACATGACCATTGGTTTAGGAACTGGTTCTACAGCAGCGTATATGATTCGTCATTTAGGAGATCGAATTAAGAAAGAAGGATTAAGCTTATATGGAGTACCAACTTCTAATGCCACAGAGAAAATAGCTCAAGAAAATGGCATTGCAATCTTATCTTTGAATGATGTTAAAAAAATAGATTTAACTATTGATGGTGCAGATGAGTTTGACCCCTATTTACACCTCATAAAAGGCGGCGGTGGTGCCTTGCTACGAGAAAAAATAATAGCCTCAAATTCTGAATACAATATAATAATTGCCGATGCTAGTAAACAAGTGAACCGTTTAGGTAAGTTTAAACTGCCCATAGAAACAATTCCATTTGCTACGCAACAAATAGTAACACAACTACAAAAAAAAGGATTAGAACCTATTCTCCGAAAAAAAGGCACAGCGCCTTTCACTACAGATGAAAACAACTATATTCTAGATCTAAATATTAATTTTTATTACAATTTAGAACAATTAAATCAAGAGTTAATGGCTACCCCCGGAATAGTGGAAACTGGTTTTTTTTTAACGACAACTGACTTAGTATTAATGGGAAAGGGCTCTAAAGTAATTAGATTCGAGAAAAATAAAATTAAATAA
- a CDS encoding TolC family protein produces the protein MKKTTYLPMLILCFGSLFLHAQELVPITKTEVQTKVSDHNTAIKISEEEFTQAQADYRQTNAVFLPNITASHTALATTNPLMAFGSKLNQEILTANDFSPALLNDPSQIENYATKFEIQQPLINFDGLYQRKAAKSKMDAMSLKTERTQDYLVFEVDKAYMQLQLAYKAMEVLEKALDAANANKKLADDSFKQGYLQRADVLNVEVRVTEIQNQLQTTKSNVQNASNYLSFLMNDKTYVVYIPADELAVSTLTIEDKTISENRSDIKAMQLASNAYEAMNKADKMAFLPRLNAFGSYELYDDQIFQGDANGYLFGAQLSWDIFQGAKRFGKVQKSKSEFEKSKLEYNQYVSQSNLELNKAKRSFLDSKNKLKLSALAMEQSEESLRIRTNRFKEGLEKTSDLLLADTQYAQKQLEYYQTIFEYNYAQAYLQFLTKE, from the coding sequence ATGAAAAAAACAACATACCTACCAATGCTCATTTTATGTTTTGGCTCTCTATTTCTGCACGCACAAGAATTAGTGCCAATTACTAAAACTGAAGTCCAGACTAAAGTGTCTGACCACAATACAGCTATTAAAATTTCAGAAGAAGAATTCACTCAAGCTCAAGCAGATTATAGACAAACCAACGCTGTATTTTTGCCTAACATTACAGCAAGCCATACGGCATTGGCTACCACAAATCCGTTAATGGCTTTTGGATCAAAATTAAATCAGGAAATTTTAACAGCAAATGATTTTAGTCCAGCATTATTAAATGATCCTTCCCAAATTGAAAATTATGCTACAAAATTTGAAATTCAGCAACCATTAATAAATTTCGACGGACTTTATCAACGTAAAGCTGCTAAATCTAAAATGGACGCTATGTCTTTAAAGACAGAACGTACACAAGATTATTTAGTATTTGAAGTTGATAAAGCATACATGCAATTACAATTAGCTTACAAAGCTATGGAGGTTTTAGAAAAAGCCTTAGACGCTGCAAATGCGAATAAAAAATTAGCAGACGATAGTTTTAAACAAGGGTATTTACAACGTGCAGATGTATTGAATGTTGAAGTACGTGTTACCGAAATTCAAAATCAATTACAAACCACTAAGAGTAATGTTCAAAATGCATCTAATTATTTATCATTTTTAATGAATGATAAAACCTATGTAGTATACATACCTGCTGATGAATTGGCCGTTTCCACTTTGACTATTGAAGATAAGACAATTTCTGAAAACCGTTCAGATATTAAAGCGATGCAATTAGCGTCAAATGCTTATGAAGCCATGAATAAAGCAGATAAAATGGCCTTTCTGCCTCGATTAAATGCCTTTGGTAGTTATGAATTATATGACGATCAAATTTTTCAAGGCGATGCCAATGGATACTTGTTTGGTGCACAGTTAAGCTGGGATATTTTTCAAGGGGCGAAACGTTTTGGCAAAGTGCAAAAAAGTAAGTCCGAATTCGAAAAATCTAAATTAGAATACAATCAATATGTTTCACAAAGTAATTTAGAATTAAACAAAGCAAAACGTTCCTTTTTAGATTCTAAAAATAAATTAAAACTGAGTGCATTAGCCATGGAACAATCAGAAGAATCATTGCGTATTAGAACCAATAGATTTAAGGAAGGTTTAGAGAAAACATCAGATTTATTACTAGCCGATACCCAATACGCTCAAAAACAATTGGAATACTACCAAACTATTTTTGAATACAATTACGCACAAGCTTATTTACAATTTTTAACTAAAGAATAA
- a CDS encoding efflux RND transporter permease subunit codes for MKEGIAGKIAKVFMQSKLTVLLMIVFMVVGVYSSFLIPREEEPQIDVPMADIFVGYPGASPTEVESRVIKPLEQLISNIKGVEYVYSTSMKEQGMVIVQFYVGEDIERSFVKLYNEINKHMDEMPAGVTFPLVKTRAIDDVPMLGLTLWSENYDDYQLNQMGQELEAEIKKINDVAVTHKIGGRNRQLRVVLDKEKLAASGLDFLSVSEMIKANNSQLRAGSFDKNDTEYLVNTGAFLASVTDVENLVVGVQQNQPIYLKQVAKIIDGPEVPQNYVSLGYGKGSAQSADYTSEYPAVTISVAKRKGADAMKIADVIIDKVDHLRSTLIPDDVHVEITRNYGETASHKVSELLWHLIGSIFAVTLVVMLAMGWRGGLVVFLSVPITFALTLLSYYMMDYTLNRITLFALVFVTGIVVDDSIIIAENMHRHFKMKRLPFKDAALYAINEVGNPTILATFTVIASVLPMAFVSGLMGPYMAPMPIGASIAMILSLFVALTITPYLGYIFLREKDKKGAEEKPEKAVEETFIYKVYNKFERPLLESKNKRWLFLGLTFMVLMATMVLFFTKSVAVKMLPFDNKNEFQVVIDMPEGTTLERTGVVAQEVSQYLATRPEVVNYQNYVGTSAPITFNGLVRHYDLRGGSNMADIQVNLIDKEERAIQSHGIATLMRPDIQKIAAKYNANIKLVEVPPGPPVLSTIVAEVYGPDYNEQIKIANSVQEILKKTDDVVDIDWMVEADQTEYQFDINKEKAMLYGVAPQQIAYTMNMALSNRAITNLYDEDAVNQVGLILSLDEKEKSTITDISQLKVKSKQGNMVPIADLVTITETIAAKSIYRKNQKRVVYVMADMAGELESPAYAILGMEEKLKEIPLPNGYELNEMYLGQPDYEDNYTVKWDGEWQITLEVFRDLGIAFLGAIILIYILIVGWFQNFKAPIVMMVAIPLSLIGIILGHWIMGAFFTATSFIGMIALAGIMVRNSVLLIDFINLRTAEGVPLKQACIEAGAVRTTPILLTAGTVVIGAFVILFDPIFQGLAISLMGGTIVSTVLTLLVVPLVYYMIEKKNYK; via the coding sequence ATGAAAGAAGGAATCGCAGGTAAAATTGCCAAAGTCTTTATGCAATCAAAGCTTACAGTGCTTTTGATGATTGTATTTATGGTAGTTGGTGTGTATAGTTCGTTTTTAATTCCACGTGAAGAAGAGCCACAAATTGATGTACCTATGGCAGACATTTTTGTGGGCTATCCGGGTGCGAGCCCTACAGAGGTAGAATCACGTGTAATTAAGCCATTAGAACAGCTAATTTCTAACATTAAAGGGGTAGAATATGTGTATTCAACTTCCATGAAAGAGCAAGGAATGGTGATTGTTCAGTTTTATGTGGGTGAAGATATTGAGCGCTCCTTTGTAAAACTGTACAATGAAATTAACAAACATATGGACGAGATGCCAGCTGGTGTGACGTTTCCGTTAGTAAAAACCAGAGCCATTGATGATGTGCCCATGTTAGGATTAACCTTATGGAGTGAAAATTATGACGATTACCAGTTAAACCAAATGGGGCAAGAATTGGAAGCCGAAATCAAGAAGATAAATGATGTAGCAGTCACACATAAAATTGGCGGCAGAAACCGTCAATTACGGGTGGTTTTAGATAAAGAAAAATTAGCTGCAAGTGGTTTAGATTTCTTGTCGGTTTCTGAAATGATTAAAGCCAATAACAGTCAATTGCGTGCTGGGAGTTTTGATAAAAATGACACTGAGTATCTGGTGAATACAGGTGCTTTTTTAGCCTCGGTTACTGATGTTGAAAATCTAGTAGTTGGTGTGCAACAAAACCAACCTATTTATTTAAAGCAAGTCGCTAAAATTATTGATGGCCCGGAAGTACCACAAAACTATGTGAGTTTGGGTTACGGAAAAGGAAGTGCACAATCGGCTGATTATACGTCGGAATATCCTGCAGTAACTATTTCGGTTGCAAAACGTAAAGGAGCAGATGCTATGAAAATTGCTGATGTGATTATTGATAAAGTAGATCATTTACGTAGTACTCTAATTCCCGATGATGTACATGTGGAAATCACAAGAAATTATGGTGAAACAGCGTCGCATAAAGTATCGGAATTACTGTGGCACCTTATTGGTTCTATCTTTGCCGTGACACTTGTAGTAATGCTAGCCATGGGATGGCGTGGTGGATTGGTGGTGTTTTTATCAGTTCCAATTACGTTTGCCTTAACGTTGTTGAGTTATTATATGATGGATTACACGCTAAACCGAATTACCCTATTTGCGTTAGTTTTTGTCACAGGAATTGTGGTGGATGACTCCATTATTATTGCAGAAAATATGCACCGACATTTTAAGATGAAACGCTTACCGTTTAAAGATGCTGCTTTGTATGCCATTAATGAAGTTGGAAACCCAACCATTTTAGCAACATTTACAGTTATAGCATCTGTTTTACCTATGGCTTTTGTCTCTGGATTAATGGGTCCTTATATGGCACCAATGCCAATAGGAGCGTCTATTGCTATGATTTTGTCCTTATTTGTAGCCTTAACCATTACACCTTATTTAGGATATATTTTTTTAAGAGAAAAGGATAAGAAGGGCGCAGAAGAGAAACCAGAAAAAGCAGTTGAAGAAACATTTATTTACAAGGTTTACAACAAGTTTGAACGTCCCTTATTAGAAAGTAAGAACAAACGTTGGTTATTTTTGGGATTAACGTTTATGGTCTTAATGGCTACAATGGTCTTGTTTTTTACAAAATCGGTGGCAGTGAAAATGTTACCGTTTGATAACAAAAATGAGTTTCAGGTGGTTATTGATATGCCTGAAGGTACCACACTAGAACGAACAGGAGTTGTCGCTCAAGAAGTGTCGCAATATTTAGCCACTCGACCAGAAGTAGTTAATTATCAAAATTACGTGGGTACCTCTGCTCCCATTACGTTTAACGGTTTGGTACGTCATTACGATTTACGAGGAGGAAGTAATATGGCCGATATTCAAGTGAATTTAATTGATAAAGAGGAACGTGCTATTCAAAGTCATGGTATAGCCACATTAATGCGTCCTGATATTCAGAAAATTGCAGCAAAGTATAACGCGAATATTAAATTAGTAGAAGTTCCGCCAGGACCTCCAGTATTGTCAACGATTGTTGCAGAAGTATATGGACCTGATTATAACGAGCAAATTAAAATCGCCAATAGCGTTCAAGAGATCTTAAAAAAAACCGATGATGTGGTAGATATTGATTGGATGGTGGAAGCCGATCAAACTGAATATCAATTTGATATCAACAAAGAGAAAGCCATGTTGTATGGCGTAGCACCACAACAAATTGCGTATACCATGAATATGGCATTATCAAACAGAGCCATTACTAATTTATATGATGAAGATGCTGTAAACCAAGTTGGATTGATATTGTCTTTAGATGAAAAAGAGAAATCTACTATTACTGATATTTCACAATTAAAAGTGAAGTCAAAACAAGGTAATATGGTACCTATTGCAGATTTGGTAACCATTACCGAAACGATAGCTGCAAAAAGTATTTATCGTAAAAACCAAAAACGTGTAGTTTACGTGATGGCCGATATGGCTGGAGAATTAGAAAGTCCAGCATATGCTATTCTTGGAATGGAAGAAAAGTTGAAAGAAATTCCATTGCCAAATGGTTACGAGCTTAACGAAATGTATTTAGGTCAGCCAGATTATGAAGATAATTATACCGTAAAATGGGATGGAGAATGGCAAATAACCTTAGAAGTATTTAGAGATTTAGGTATTGCTTTTTTAGGTGCAATTATTCTAATCTATATATTAATAGTTGGATGGTTCCAAAATTTTAAAGCACCAATCGTCATGATGGTTGCCATACCATTATCATTAATAGGAATTATACTAGGACACTGGATTATGGGAGCATTCTTTACAGCAACTTCTTTTATTGGTATGATTGCTTTAGCTGGCATCATGGTTCGAAACTCGGTATTATTGATTGACTTCATCAATCTAAGAACAGCAGAAGGTGTGCCACTAAAACAAGCGTGTATTGAAGCGGGAGCTGTACGTACAACGCCAATTTTATTAACCGCAGGAACGGTTGTTATTGGAGCATTTGTGATCTTATTTGATCCAATTTTCCAAGGATTAGCCATCTCGTTAATGGGCGGAACTATTGTGTCTACAGTGTTAACCTTGTTGGTTGTGCCACTTGTATATTATATGATAGAGAAGAAAAATTACAAATAA
- the msrA gene encoding peptide-methionine (S)-S-oxide reductase MsrA: MSKIETATFGGGCFWCLEAVFKAIPDIMEVVSGYAGGNCPGIPTYREVCSGKTGHAEVIQVRFDTACITYSDVLRLFMNNHNPSLDTYMKGDYGSQYRSIVLYHSKEQKEIALEVIQETAIELAKNVRTELSELSDFFKAEEYHQDYFNKNREAAYCRGIIAPKIEKLKNNLYKT, encoded by the coding sequence ATGTCAAAAATAGAAACAGCTACATTTGGTGGTGGTTGCTTTTGGTGTTTAGAGGCCGTTTTTAAAGCGATACCAGATATTATGGAAGTAGTATCGGGTTATGCTGGAGGTAATTGTCCTGGAATACCCACATATAGAGAAGTGTGCTCGGGTAAAACTGGTCACGCCGAAGTAATCCAAGTAAGGTTTGATACAGCATGTATAACGTATAGTGATGTTCTTAGATTATTCATGAATAATCATAATCCTAGCTTAGATACCTATATGAAAGGCGATTATGGTTCGCAATATCGTTCTATAGTGTTGTATCATTCTAAAGAACAAAAAGAAATTGCACTAGAAGTAATTCAAGAAACAGCTATTGAGTTGGCTAAAAATGTCCGTACAGAACTATCTGAATTGTCTGATTTTTTCAAAGCAGAAGAATACCATCAAGACTATTTTAATAAAAATAGGGAGGCTGCTTATTGTCGTGGAATTATAGCGCCTAAAATAGAGAAGTTAAAAAATAATTTATACAAAACATAG
- a CDS encoding DoxX family protein has translation MKNLKTYYVISLVIFSLAMLGAVLNSIINYDTIVLKIIKLGYPTYVLQIIGAAQVIGISILILNKTNWIREWAYAGFFMNLFFGIVAHLLAKDGNGATAVVCLIILLVNYVVYKKIKEVKKQVKKQKLYEPILKKVV, from the coding sequence ATGAAAAATCTTAAAACCTACTATGTTATTTCTCTGGTAATTTTCTCATTAGCTATGTTAGGAGCTGTCCTTAATAGTATTATTAATTATGATACTATTGTTCTGAAAATTATAAAACTAGGATACCCTACTTATGTGCTACAAATAATAGGAGCTGCTCAAGTAATTGGTATCAGTATTTTAATCTTAAATAAAACTAATTGGATCCGAGAATGGGCCTATGCAGGCTTCTTTATGAATCTCTTTTTTGGAATTGTAGCCCATCTATTAGCTAAAGATGGAAATGGGGCTACTGCCGTTGTTTGCTTAATAATATTATTAGTAAATTATGTAGTTTATAAAAAAATAAAAGAAGTGAAAAAGCAAGTGAAAAAACAGAAATTATATGAGCCTATTTTAAAAAAAGTAGTGTAA
- the msrA gene encoding peptide-methionine (S)-S-oxide reductase MsrA — MSALKKAYIAGGCFWGMEDLFRVRPGIKDTEVGYIGGENENPTYHNHTSHAEGIELTYDPAETSFREILDYFFRIHNPTTVDQQGNDRGASYRSTIFIQNEEEKAIAEEVIAIVNASGRWEGDAVTTLEPYTTFWLAEPEHQDYLLRRPNGYTCHFERFDTFL; from the coding sequence ATGAGTGCATTAAAAAAAGCATATATCGCCGGTGGATGTTTTTGGGGAATGGAAGATTTGTTCAGAGTACGCCCAGGCATAAAAGATACGGAGGTTGGTTATATTGGAGGGGAAAATGAAAATCCTACCTACCATAATCATACAAGCCATGCGGAAGGAATAGAACTTACCTATGACCCTGCAGAAACGTCATTTAGAGAAATCTTAGATTACTTTTTTAGGATACATAATCCAACAACGGTAGACCAACAAGGAAATGACCGCGGTGCTAGTTATAGATCAACGATATTTATTCAAAATGAGGAAGAGAAAGCCATAGCAGAAGAGGTTATTGCTATTGTAAATGCATCAGGACGATGGGAAGGAGATGCCGTAACTACTTTAGAGCCTTATACCACCTTTTGGTTAGCAGAACCAGAACATCAAGATTATTTATTAAGAAGGCCTAATGGATATACCTGCCATTTCGAGCGTTTTGATACATTTTTATAA
- a CDS encoding pyruvate kinase, whose amino-acid sequence MDKLEVGDKVYNTKQDGFDDFIRYSFSEVVKLTKTLAILKNGTRLYNEPKISFITEDIGYSVARQRGTHWHLVSLQAIRNAQIENEKIAAYDWFEQKKFSLREKQWIYSKFKENNQQ is encoded by the coding sequence ATGGATAAATTAGAGGTTGGTGATAAAGTTTATAATACAAAACAAGATGGTTTCGATGATTTCATTCGGTATTCATTTTCTGAAGTCGTAAAACTCACCAAGACTTTAGCCATATTAAAAAATGGCACTCGCTTATATAATGAGCCAAAAATATCCTTTATTACCGAGGACATAGGCTACTCGGTAGCTAGGCAGCGAGGAACACATTGGCATTTGGTTTCTTTACAGGCCATACGCAACGCACAAATTGAGAATGAAAAAATAGCTGCCTACGATTGGTTTGAACAAAAAAAATTCTCCCTTAGAGAAAAACAATGGATTTATTCCAAATTTAAAGAAAACAATCAACAATAA
- the msrB gene encoding peptide-methionine (R)-S-oxide reductase MsrB, translating to MLTWKDIISFATKGNPEPDKRVEKSEEEWKAQLTPEQYRVMRKKGTEAPHTGALCTSYEAGQYNCAGCDTPLFDSTIKFESGTGWPSFTQPIKENAIKYIKDSSFGMVRVEVLCNTCDSHLGHIFPDGPEPSGLRYCVNSESMVLDTSVAN from the coding sequence ATGTTAACATGGAAAGATATTATCTCGTTTGCTACGAAGGGAAACCCTGAGCCAGATAAGCGGGTAGAAAAGTCTGAAGAAGAATGGAAAGCACAATTAACTCCAGAACAATATAGAGTTATGCGTAAAAAAGGAACAGAAGCACCACATACGGGAGCGCTTTGTACTAGTTACGAGGCAGGGCAGTATAATTGTGCTGGATGTGATACACCTCTTTTTGATTCTACTATTAAATTTGAATCAGGAACTGGTTGGCCTAGTTTTACACAACCTATAAAGGAGAATGCCATTAAGTATATAAAAGATTCATCTTTTGGAATGGTTCGCGTTGAAGTATTATGTAATACATGCGATTCACATTTGGGACACATATTTCCTGATGGCCCTGAACCAAGCGGTTTACGCTATTGTGTGAATTCAGAATCTATGGTATTAGATACCTCTGTTGCAAATTAA
- a CDS encoding NAD(P)/FAD-dependent oxidoreductase encodes MSKIVILGAGISGHVAASHLRRKLSKNHEIIVVSPNSNYQWVPSNIWVGIGRMNSDKIHFPLAPLYKKKGIGYKQAKAIAFFPEGDKNEEKPYVLSEYVAGENKGLQEKITYDYLINATGPKLNFEATEGLIPGQNKTYSVCTYAHSDHAWEGLNNVIQEMKSGKKVKILIGTGHAKSTCQGAAFEYILNVEQELREHNVRDMAEVTWISNEYQLGDFGMDGMLLSYGSMTMKSHEMVEMIFEDRDIKWILGAGVNRIEDGIAHYENLDGEYKSEAYDFAMLIPSFSGHGFKAYDKYENDITEKLFKGFMLVDADYTPKPYEEWSVKDWPETYQNPSYKNIFAPGIAFAPPHAISKPRISKNGTAISPAPPRTGMPSGITAKLVADNIIDSIKGGKESLNHKGSLGNMGAACIASAGYGITKGSGVSITTFPIVPDYEKYPKTQGRQLGKTFGEIGLAGHWLKLALHYAFIYKAKMRPFWWLIPE; translated from the coding sequence ATGTCTAAAATTGTTATTTTAGGAGCAGGTATTTCTGGCCATGTAGCAGCTTCACATCTACGAAGAAAGTTGTCTAAAAATCATGAAATTATTGTGGTATCTCCTAACAGTAATTACCAATGGGTTCCCTCTAATATTTGGGTAGGAATTGGCAGAATGAATTCTGACAAGATCCATTTTCCCTTAGCACCTTTATATAAGAAAAAAGGTATTGGCTACAAGCAAGCAAAAGCAATAGCCTTTTTTCCGGAGGGCGATAAAAATGAAGAAAAGCCTTATGTATTATCTGAATATGTAGCAGGGGAAAATAAAGGCCTGCAAGAAAAAATAACCTACGATTATTTAATCAATGCCACTGGTCCTAAATTAAATTTTGAAGCGACTGAAGGTTTAATTCCAGGACAAAATAAAACGTATTCCGTTTGTACTTATGCACATTCAGATCATGCTTGGGAAGGATTAAATAACGTAATTCAAGAAATGAAATCTGGTAAGAAGGTTAAAATTCTAATCGGTACTGGTCATGCAAAATCTACCTGTCAAGGTGCTGCTTTTGAGTATATTTTAAATGTAGAACAAGAATTACGCGAGCATAATGTACGTGATATGGCTGAAGTTACTTGGATTTCTAATGAATATCAATTAGGTGATTTTGGAATGGATGGTATGTTATTAAGTTACGGAAGCATGACCATGAAATCTCATGAAATGGTTGAAATGATTTTTGAAGATCGCGATATAAAATGGATTCTTGGAGCTGGAGTTAACAGGATTGAAGATGGAATTGCACATTACGAAAATTTAGATGGAGAGTATAAATCAGAAGCTTATGATTTCGCCATGTTAATCCCTTCATTTTCTGGTCATGGTTTTAAAGCCTATGATAAATATGAAAACGACATTACAGAAAAACTTTTTAAAGGGTTTATGTTAGTTGATGCCGATTATACACCAAAACCTTACGAAGAATGGTCCGTTAAAGATTGGCCAGAAACCTATCAAAACCCAAGTTATAAAAATATTTTCGCCCCAGGAATTGCCTTTGCTCCTCCACATGCTATTTCTAAACCAAGAATAAGCAAAAACGGTACCGCTATTTCCCCTGCACCACCACGCACTGGAATGCCATCTGGTATAACTGCAAAATTGGTGGCCGACAATATTATAGATTCTATAAAAGGCGGTAAAGAATCCTTAAATCACAAAGGGAGTTTAGGTAATATGGGAGCCGCTTGTATTGCTTCTGCGGGTTATGGTATTACTAAAGGAAGTGGTGTAAGCATCACTACATTTCCAATTGTTCCGGATTATGAAAAATACCCGAAAACACAAGGAAGACAATTAGGAAAAACATTTGGGGAAATTGGTTTAGCTGGACATTGGCTGAAGTTAGCGTTACACTATGCCTTTATTTATAAAGCTAAAATGAGACCATTTTGGTGGTTAATTCCTGAATAG